A genome region from Coffea eugenioides isolate CCC68of unplaced genomic scaffold, Ceug_1.0 ScVebR1_1819;HRSCAF=2744, whole genome shotgun sequence includes the following:
- the LOC113755890 gene encoding subtilisin-like protease SBT4.13 has product MARVFYLWFLYIFLFTSLGILGGNTDVPDEEMKVYIVYMGSLPEGDYSPTEHHMRILQTVVNSRNSRRHFIRSYKRSFNGFAANLTYKQYQTMAAHNDVVWVFPSTTLKLHTTASWDFMGFPQNVRRNLNVEGDIIIGVIDSGIWPESKSFGDHGFGPIPQKWKGGCYTGGNNFTCNKKIIGARYYSSSYTPRDFVGHGTHTASTAAGNNVQDASFYGIARGIARGGVPSARIAVYCVCSEFACRDEDVLASFDDAIADGVDIITISLGPGSPKKLETDLIAIGALHALEKGILTVHSAGNEGYRAPGFVTSTAPWLFSIGASTTNRKIISKVVLENGKTVMGHAVNSFKLNGTKFPLIYGKDASKNCSEDRARICGSGCLDNDLVRGKIVLCKSYDGMLFAYDAEAVGSICLTDEAEDVSRVVPVPASVLNGKEFEQVESYVNSTRTPQANILTSESILDLTAPIVASFSSRGPNKIFPEILKPDIVAPGVDILAAYSPEAKPTDAFIDKRHLDYNILSGTSMACPHVAGAAAYIKSLNPTWSPSMIKSALMTTAWQMNSTNTLWGDAEFSYGAGHLDPMEATNPGLVYETPKEDYIKMFCGLKYDSSAVRKIFGVNITCTVLVPFISKDLNYPTMTARVENGQPFSIEFPRRVTNVGLPNSTYRAKVTKSTCQCDIKVEPDTLSFNALNEGKSFTVTISGEKVENMASASLEWYDGIHIVRSPIVLYSTNQATIEHVIA; this is encoded by the exons ATGGCTAGAGTCTTTTATCTTTGGTTCCTCTacattttcttgttcactaGTTTAGGAATTTTGGGCGGAAATACTGATGTTCCGgatgaagaaatgaag GTTTATATAGTATATATGGGAAGTCTTCCTGAAGGTGATTATTCACCTACTGAGCACCATATGAGGATATTGCAGACAGTGGTCAATAGCAG GAATTCAAGACGACATTTCATTAGAAGCTACAAGAGAAGTTTTAATGGATTTGCTGCAAATCTTACCTACAAACAGTACCAAACAATGGCAG CTCACAATGACGTGGTGTGGGTATTTCCGAGTACAACTTTAAAGCTTCATACAACTGCATCATGGGACTTCATGGGATTTCCTCAAAATGTTCGTAGAAATCTCAACGTTGAGGGAGACATAATCATTGGAGTCATTGATTCTGGAATTTGGCCGGAATCAAAAAGTTTTGGTGATCATGGCTTTGGTCCTATTCCCCAAAAATGGAAGGGAGGCTGTTATACCGGAGGCAATAACTTTACATGTAACAA AAAAATTATTGGAGCTCGGTACTACAGTTCATCATATACCCCTAGGGATTTTGTGGGTCATGGAACTCATACTGCCTCAACAGCAGCTGGAAATAATGTTCAGGACGCAAGCTTTTATGGAATTGCTCGAGGTATTGCACGAGGAGGAGTCCCTTCAGCAAGGATTGCTGTGTACTGCGTTTGTTCTGAATTTGCATGCAGGGATGAAGATGTATTGGCTAGCTTTGATGACGCTATTGCTGATGGAGTTGATATTATCACAATTTCACTAGGGCCAGGAAGTCCTAAAAAATTAGAAACAGATCTTATAGCAATTGGTGCCTTGCATGCTTTGGAGAAAGGAATACTTACTGTTCATTCTGCGGGAAATGAAGGATATCGTGCACCAGGATTTGTTACGAGTACTGCACCATGGTTATTCAGTATTGGAGCAAGCACTACAAATCGTAAGATTATCAGCAAAGTTGTCCTTGAAAATGGAAAGACCGTAATG GGACATGCAGTTAATTCTTTCAAGTTGAACGGGACGAAATTTCCTCTTATATATGGGAAAGATGCTTCTAAAAATTGCTCTGAGGACAGGGCtag GATTTGTGGTTCTGGATGTTTGGACAATGACCTAGTAAGGGGAAAGATTGTGCTCTGCAAAAGTTATGACGGGATGCTATTTGCCTATGATGCTGAAGCTGTTGGATCTATTTGTCTAACGGATGAAGCAGAAGATGTTTCCCGGGTTGTGCCTGTTCCTGCATCAGTTTTAAACGGTAAAGAATTTGAGCAAGTTGAGAGCTATGTAAACTCCACCAG AACGCCTCAAGCAAACATTCTGACAAGTGAAAGTATACTCGATTTAACAGCTCCAATTgttgcttctttttcttctagAGGGCCAAACAAAATCTTTCCAGAGATTCTGAAG CCAGATATAGTTGCACCAGGGGTGGATATTCTTGCTGCATATTCACCTGAAGCTAAGCCCACAGATGCTTTCATAGATAAAAGACATCTAGACTATAATATATTGTCTGGAACATCCATGGCTTGCCCTCATGTTGCTGGTGCTGCTGCTTATATCAAATCACTGAATCCAACTTGGTCTCCTTCAATGATAAAATCAGCTCTTATGACTACTG CCTGGCAAATGAATTCAACCAACACCCTTTGGGGAGATGCAGAGTTTTCTTATGGAGCAGGACATCTTGATCCGATGGAAGCTACAAATCCAGGACTAGTTTATGAGACTCCTAAAGAAGATTATATCAAAATGTTTTGCGGCTTGAAGTATGATTCATCAGCAGTGAGAAAGATATTTGGAGTCAACATTACTTGCACAGTTTTGGTTCCATTCATATCAAAGGACCTAAATTATCCCACAATGACTGCTCGGGTTGAAAATGGACAGCCTTTTTCAATTGAGTTCCCAAGAAGAGTTACCAATGTTGGCCTTCCAAATTCTACATACAGAGCCAAGGTTACAAAGAGTACTTGTCAATGTGATATAAAAGTGGAGCCAGACACTCTCAGTTTCAATGCTTTGAATGAAGGGAAATCTTTTACTGTAACTATTAGTggagaaaaagtagaaaacatGGCATCTGCCTCACTTGAGTGGTATGATGGCATCCATATTGTTAGAAGTCCAATTGTATTGTATTCAACAAATCAAGCGACAATTGAACATGTAATAGCTTAA